The following are encoded together in the Pempheris klunzingeri isolate RE-2024b chromosome 24, fPemKlu1.hap1, whole genome shotgun sequence genome:
- the cldn10a gene encoding claudin-10a, with translation MGNMATEIVAFLLTISGWILVSSTLPTDYWKVSSVDGTVITTATFWSNLWKTCVTDSTGVSNCKDFPSMLALDAYIQVCRGLMIASVCLGFFGASLALVGMKCTKIGGSETTKARLTVLSGFHFILSGLCCMTACSIYAHRITTDFFDPLFVAQKFELGAALFIGWAGSVLCILGGLVFCLSLSEGFSIRAEYSYGGAASFVTSARNKHSKTVNSLRKEPGEQPKQFGRNAYV, from the exons ATGGGCAACATGGCAACAGAGATCGTTGCCTTTCTCCTGACCATCTCGGGATGGATCCTGGTGTCGTCCACCCTGCCTACAGACTACTGGAAGGTGTCCTCTGTGGACGGGACGGTCATCACCACGGCTACCTTCTGGTCCAACCTGTGGAAAACATGTGTGACTGATTCCACAGGTGTGTCCAACTGCAAGGACTTTCCTTCAATGCTGGCTCTGGATG CCTATATCCAGGTGTGTCGGGGCCTGATGAtcgcctctgtctgtctgggttTCTTTGGTGCCTCCCTCGCCTTGGTAGGAATGAAGTGCACGAAAATAGGAGGCTCGGAGACCACCAAGGCTCGTCTGACCGTCCTCTCCGGTTTCCACTTCATCCTCAGTG GCCTCTGCTGCATGACTGCATGCTCCATATATGCTCACAGGATCACAACTGACTTCTTTGACCCCCTCTTTGTTGCCCAGAA GTTTGAGCTGGGAGCCGCTCTCTTCATCGGCTGGGCTGGATCTGTGCTGTGTATCCTCGGAGGACTGgtcttctgtctctccctgtccgAGGGCTTCAGTATCAG AGCTGAATACTCCTACGGTGGAGCTGCATCCTTTGTGACATCAGCGCGCAACAAGCACAGCAAGACAGTCAACAGCCTCCGCAAGGAACCAGGGGAGCAGCCCAAGCAGTTTGGAAGAAATGCCTATGTGTGA